Proteins encoded by one window of Musa acuminata AAA Group cultivar baxijiao chromosome BXJ2-9, Cavendish_Baxijiao_AAA, whole genome shotgun sequence:
- the LOC135622680 gene encoding beta-glucosidase 6-like, whose product MLLERSLVFVVLLVVFGAEKSLARSGGLSRGSFPKGFVFGTASSSYQYEGAVKEDGRGRTVWDAFAHSFGKVIDFSNADVAVDQYHRFHEDIQLMKDMGMDAYRFSIAWSRIFPNGTGVVNQAGIDHYNKLIDALLANGIEPYVTLYHWDLPQALADRYNGWLDRQIIEDYANYAETCFKAFGDRVKHWMTLNEPHTFAVQGFDVGLQAPGRCSIPLLLFCRAGNSATEPYVVAHNVLLSHATVSDIYRRKYKQNQQGSVGIAFDAMWFEPMSDSPTDIDATQRAQDFQFGWFMDPLFFGDYPSSMRTRVGNRLPKFSTAEAALVKGSLDFVGVNHYTTYYAKHNSTNIIGILLNDTLADSGAITLPFKDGKAIGDRASSIWLYIVPQGIRRLMNYIKQRYGNPVVIITENGMDDFNNPFISIKDALKDDKRIRYHNDYLSNLSASIRQDGCNVQGYFAWSLLDNWEWAAGYTSRFGLYFIDYNDNLKRYPKNSVDWFKKLLKSA is encoded by the exons ATGTTGTTGGAGAGAAGTCTTGTTTTTGTGGTTCTTCTGGTGGTGTTTGGGGCAGAGAAGAGTTTGGCACGGAGTGGAGGACTGAGCAGAGGGAGTTTTCCCAAGGGGTTCGTCTTTGGAACTGCTTCATCATCTTACCAG TACGAAGGAGCAGTGAAGGAGGATGGAAGAGGGAGAACGGTGTGGGATGCCTTTGCTCATTCCTTCG GGAAGGTGATCGATTTCAGCAACGCCGACGTCGCTGTTGATCAATACCATCGGTTCCAT GAGGATATTCAACTTATGAAAGACATGGGAATGGATGCTTATAGGTTTTCTATCGCATGGTCACGAATTTTCCCAA ATGGTACTGGTGTGGTTAATCAGGCAGGGATCGACCATTACAATAAGTTAATCGATGCTTTGCTAGCTAATG GGATCGAACCGTATGTGACTCTATATCACTGGGACCTTCCTCAAGCCTTAGCTGATAGATACAATGGATGGCTTGATCGCCAGATTAT AGAGGACTATGCAAACTATGCAGAGACATGCTTTAAGGCATTTGGGGACAGAGTCAAGCACTGGATGACCCTTAATGAGCCCCACACCTTCGCAGTTCAAGGCTTTGATGTGGGGCTGCAAGCCCCCGGCCGCTGCTCCATTCCCCTTCTGTTGTTCTGCAGAGCAGGGAATTCAGCAACAGAGCCATACGTTGTTGCCCATAATGTTCTTCTCTCACATGCCACTGTATCTGACATCTACAGGAGGAAGTACAAG CAAAATCAACAAGGATCAGTTGGCATAGCTTTTGATGCAATGTGGTTTGAACCCATGTCAGATTCCCCCACCGACATTGATGCCACCCAAAGAGCACAAGACTTTCAGTTTGGATG GTTCATGGATCCTCTGTTCTTTGGGGATTATCCAAGTTCAATGAGGACAAGAGTCGGAAACAGGCTACCCAAGTTCTCCACAGCTGAGGCTGCTCTGGTTAAGGGGTCATTGGATTTTGTGGGAGTAAACCATTACACCACATACTATGCCAAGCATAATTCAACCAATATAATTGGAATACTCCTCAATGATACCCTCGCAGATTCTGGTGCCATCACTCTTC CTTTCAAGGATGGAAAGGCAATTGGAGATAGG GCTTCTTCGATATGGCTCTACATTGTACCTCAAGGGATAAGAAGGTTGATGAACTACATCAAGCAGAGGTATGGAAATCCTGTGGTTATCATCACAGAGAATG GGATGGATGATTTCAACAATCCATTTATCTCGATTAAGGATGCTCTCAAGGACGATAAGCGAATCAGATACCACAATGATTATCTATCGAACTTGTCTGCCTCCATAAG GCAAGATGGCTGCAATGTGCAGGGGTACTTTGCGTGGTCTCTTCTCGACAACTGGGAATGGGCCGCAGGATACACATCTAGATTTGGCCTCTACTTCATAGATTACAATGACAACCTTAAGAGATATCCGAAGAACTCAGTCGACTGGTTCAAGAAGCTGCTGAAGTCTGCCTGA
- the LOC135623988 gene encoding agamous-like MADS-box protein AGL29 — protein MGRRKLPFTMIDKKSRRQITFSKRRKGLYRKASYLCSQGYDMAIIAMSSVGNAFAFANPDIDTVIRRYVRDGHPIDFGKEEEQGGEVAAVVPVDNRATTLGVLHGSGPTLDLVTTPKAGKEAATSSRMIGEETVTKASILEDQRFWWNKSLDHLTVEDLRELEKAMVELRNKAQERADLILRSTTLSLGRL, from the coding sequence ATGGGAAGGCGAAAGCTCCCCTTCACGATGATCGACAAGAAGAGCCGCCGGCAGATAACCTTCTCCAAGCGCCGCAAGGGGCTGTACAGGAAGGCGTCCTACCTTTGCTCTCAAGGCTACGACATGGCCATCATTGCCATGTCTTCCGTCGGCAACGCCTTCGCCTTCGCAAACCCCGATATCGACACCGTCATCCGCCGCTACGTACGCGATGGGCATCCCATCGACTTtggcaaagaagaagaacaaggaggAGAGGTTGCAGCAGTAGTGCCAGTAGACAACCGGGCCACGACTTTGGGCGTTTTGCATGGCAGCGGCCCAACGCTGGATCTGGTTACGACGCCGAAAGCCGGCAAAGAAGCCGCGACGAGCAGCAGGATGATCGGGGAAGAAACGGTGACGAAGGCCAGCATACTGGAAGACCAACGGTTCTGGTGGAACAAGTCGCTCGATCATCTCACGGTGGAGGATCTGCGAGAGCTCGAGAAGGCGATGGTGGAGCTGCGGAACAAGGCGCAAGAACGTGCAGATCTTATCTTGAGATCGACGACGCTCAGCCTCGGGCGATTATAA
- the LOC135622683 gene encoding major pollen allergen Ole e 10-like isoform X2 — MRGQAEVVATAVVVVVVVVVGMIRGSEKEVTWCVARSEAGAMALEAAMDQVCGSGVVDCSPVQPNGLCYLPNTLPSHASYAFNSYYQRSNANPAACDFHGTATITISNPSYGSCTYPSSISRRLNKYTKRRWW; from the exons ATGAGGGGACAGGCGGAGGTGGTGGCGACGGCGGtagttgtggtggtggtggtggtggtggggatgATTAGAGGGTCGGAGAAGGAGGTGACGTGGTGCGTCGCGCGGAGTGAGGCGGGGGCGATGGCGCTGGAGGCGGCGATGGACCAAGTGTGCGGGTCCGGGGTCGTGGACTGCTCGCCGGTGCAGCCCAACGGCCTCTGCTACCTCCCCAACACGCTGCCCTCCCACGCCTCCTACGCCTTCAACAGCTACTACCAGCGCTCCAACGCCAACCCCGCCGCCTGCGACTTCCATGGCACCGCCACCATCACCATCTCGAACCCCA GTTATGGATCCTGCACGTACCCTTCATCCATAAG CAGGAGGCTTAATAAGTACACCAAACGCCGGTGGTGGTGA
- the LOC135622683 gene encoding PLASMODESMATA CALLOSE-BINDING PROTEIN 3-like isoform X1 has translation MRGQAEVVATAVVVVVVVVVGMIRGSEKEVTWCVARSEAGAMALEAAMDQVCGSGVVDCSPVQPNGLCYLPNTLPSHASYAFNSYYQRSNANPAACDFHGTATITISNPSYGSCTYPSSISTAGGLISTPNAGGGDDVGDGGRLNPPVVGSTVPAIDMAVASHLCRPLLLVMCLCFVSLLF, from the exons ATGAGGGGACAGGCGGAGGTGGTGGCGACGGCGGtagttgtggtggtggtggtggtggtggggatgATTAGAGGGTCGGAGAAGGAGGTGACGTGGTGCGTCGCGCGGAGTGAGGCGGGGGCGATGGCGCTGGAGGCGGCGATGGACCAAGTGTGCGGGTCCGGGGTCGTGGACTGCTCGCCGGTGCAGCCCAACGGCCTCTGCTACCTCCCCAACACGCTGCCCTCCCACGCCTCCTACGCCTTCAACAGCTACTACCAGCGCTCCAACGCCAACCCCGCCGCCTGCGACTTCCATGGCACCGCCACCATCACCATCTCGAACCCCA GTTATGGATCCTGCACGTACCCTTCATCCATAAG CACAGCAGGAGGCTTAATAAGTACACCAAACGCCGGTGGTGGTGATGATGTCGGTGACGGTGGTAGGCTGAATCCTCCAGTGGTCGGTTCGACGGTGCCTGCTATCGACATGGCTGTTGCTTCTCATTTGTGCCGCCCGCTTTTGCTAGTCATGTGCCTCTGCTTCGTCTCACTGCTCTTCTGA
- the LOC135622681 gene encoding uncharacterized protein LOC135622681, whose amino-acid sequence MADWGPVAVAVLLFVLLTPGVLFQLPGNERAVEFGSFKTNGVAIIVHAVLYFALITIFVVAVGVHIHIR is encoded by the coding sequence ATGGCGGACTGGGggccggtggcggtggcggtgctgCTGTTCGTGCTGCTGACGCCGGGGGTGCTGTTTCAGCTGCCGGGCAACGAACGGGCGGTGGAGTTCGGCAGCTTCAAGACCAACGGCGTCGCCATCATCGTCCATGCCGTCCTCTACTTCGCTCTCATCACCATCTTCGTCGTCGCCGTCGGCGTCCACATCCACATCCGCTAA